The Mustelus asterias chromosome 23, sMusAst1.hap1.1, whole genome shotgun sequence genome window below encodes:
- the smcr8a gene encoding guanine nucleotide exchange protein smcr8a, whose amino-acid sequence MITAPDVVALTHEDDYGPQYSDDSVPLFQFQPENPWSKAATAKFEKDFILISEFSEQVGPQPLLTIPDHARGNFDLNYFSLRIMSVDYQASFVGHPPGTSYPKLNFVEDSKVVLGDSKEGAFAYVHHLTLYDLEARGFVRPFCVAYISADENKIMLQFQQLSDDFSRASECLKTGNRKAFATELEKKLQDLEYTRNVLHNETEIQKKSNDKGYYSSVAIEKANELANVEKCIIEHQDLLMQIRTYSHKKTKDADYFSFEPEYGTEQSDTGLEQLSNTDELCEKISFSDRSSYTPKFTRAKSAKCFEKKLKTLEELCDSYFFNQTLEQLRQVEKFFRGDVCYLITSQIEKELLQQQQFTSFLFEDPLLFNKEQTEKQQRCDKQLPVLNILSPKDLEHPCLSNEATSFESYKSCVESVPIKLDQQVNIESYHGTVADSIPCKNPLGASDYLELEGKEKGSVSSGDSIEVLGTEKSCPGPIFSKSDSQTNLHCQHPEIVRRKFVVTKRTNSEDSIEVLCTTESLIPEDFKATCPSAIHEEEPALDNEEEKQLSIDLVQPIANLNHSNGFSKEDFENHTITLPVLSEPVDATCCIGKESPNFTKSIPTFVTEEYNDGVVNVPPQRSKTLDQIFLGDFPQPEEGNGLYGADDQVLSTQEKKYNNVPGNGETVQIPVDEHLDNLSYISASFCSDRTPSPALPNCPTKRLSGKHKKQSGKNSLWFIRQYSFAQQAIFSLLTGRTLVIVGEQEGKVKKLVNALSTFVPNYGRDSDSIKQWVTFPLHINHLQTWKLIGLQRIASPLGTSILHSLNRYSRYISILDCDNKTLRCPQYKGRLITRLADHRTQIKRGSTYYMHVHNMLTQLCSQAFLYTFCHHLHLPVDERETEESVTCRRVNFLKHHLALMNDDSKIVQYFADLIKMHYLHEPAKGLNPVLRFNYTSSSVFKI is encoded by the exons ATGATCACCGCCCCTGATGTGGTAGCCCTCACCCACGAAGATGATTACGGGCCGCAGTATAGCGATGACTCGGTGCCCCTTTTCCAATTCCAACCCGAAAACCCCTGGTCCAAGGCGGCCACGGCCAAATTCGAGAAGGATTTCATTCTGATATCCGAGTTTTCCGAGCAGGTAGGCCCTCAGCCTTTGTTAACCATCCCCGACCATGCTCGCGGTAACTTTGACCTCAACTATTTCTCTCTCAGGATCATGTCCGTGGACTATCAGGCCTCCTTTGTGGGACACCCCCCCGGCACCAGCTATCCCAAGCTCAACTTTGTGGAGGACTCCAAGGTGGTGCTGGGGGACTCCAAAGAAGGGGCTTTCGCCTACGTCCACCACTTGACTCTCTACGACCTGGAGGCCAGGGGCTTCGTCAGGCCGTTCTGCGTGGCTTACATCTCCGCCGATGAAAACAAAATCATGCTGCAGTTCCAGCAGCTTTCGGACGACTTCTCCAGAGCCTCCGAGTGCTTGAAAACTGGAAACAGAAAAGCCTTTGCCACTGAACTGGAAAAGAAACTGCAGGATCTCGAGTACACTCGGAATGTCTTGCACAACGAAACGGAAATCCAGAAGAAATCTAACGATAAAGGATACTACTCGTCGGTGGCGATCGAAAAGGCCAACGAGTTagccaatgtggaaaagtgtatcATTGAACATCAAGATCTTTTAATGCAGATAAGAACTTATTCGCACAAAAAAACGAAAGATGCTGACTATTTTTCATTCGAGCCAGAATATGGCACAGAACAATCCGACACCGGGTTGGAACAACTGTCAAACACAGACgaattgtgtgaaaaaattagcTTTTCCGATAGAAGTTCTTACACGCCCAAGTTCACAAGGGCTAAGTCGGCAAAATGCTTTGAAAAAAAGTTGAAAACCCTAGAAGAACTTTGTGATAGTTACTTTTTTAATCAGACTCTTGAACAGCTTAGGCAGGTAGAGAAATTCTTCAGAGGCGATGTATGCTATCTAATTACAAGCCAAATTGAAAAAGAGCTACTTCAGCAACAGCAATTCACTTCCTTTCTGTTTGAAGACCCATTACTCTTTAACAAAGAGCAAACTGAAAAGCAACAGCGCTGTGACAAACAGCTTCCAGTTTTAAATATTCTTAGTCCTAAGGATTTGGAACACCCCTGTTTATCAAATGAGGCTACAAGCTTTGAATCGTATAAgtcttgtgtggagtctgtgcctattaaattggatcagcaagttaaCATAGAGAGTTACCATGGGACTGTGGCAGATTCTATCCCGTGTAAAAATCCGCTAGGAGCCTCGGACTATCTTGAACTAGAAGGGAAAGAAAAGGGAAGTGTCAGTAGTGGTGACAGCATTGAAGTGCTGGGTAcagaaaaatcctgcccaggcccaATATTTTCCAAATCTGACAGCCAAACAAACCTGCACTGCCAGCATCCAGAAATTGTGAGGAGGAAATTTGTAGTCACCAAACGGACAAACAGCGAGGACAGCATTGAAGTCCTCTGTACCACTGAATCTCTAATACCTGAAGATTTTAAGGCCACCTGTCCAAGTGCAATACATGAAGAAGAACCAGCTTTAGACAATGAGGAAGAAAAGCAGCTGAGCATCGATCTTGTGCAGCCCATTGCAAATCTAAACCATAGTAATGGGTTTAGCAAGGAAGATTTTGAAAATCACACTATAACGCTGCCTGTTTTATCTGAGCCTGTAGATGCCACTTGTTGCATTGGGAAAGAGAGCCCAAATTTTACTAAATCAATACCTACATTTGTAACTGAAGAATACAATGATGGAGTAGTCAATGTTCCACCCCAACGCAGTAAAACCTTAGATCAAATATTCCTTGGTGATTTCCCACAGCCAGAAGAAGGAAATGGATTATATGGTGCTGATGATCAAGTATTATCTACCCAAGAGAAAAAGTACAATAATGTACCTGGTAATGGAGAAACAGTTCAAATTCCCGTAGATGAACATTTGGACAACTTGAGTTACATTAGTGCATCATTCTGTTCAGACAGGACTCCATCTCCAGCTTTACCAAACTGTCCAACAAAAAGGCTCTCTGGAAAGCAtaagaagcagtctgggaagaatTCGCTGTGGTTTATAAGGCAATATTCCTTTGCACAACAAGCAATTTTTTCATTGTTAACTGGCCGGACACTTGTAATAGTAGGTGAACAAGAAGGAAAAGTTAAAAAGCTTGTCAATGCTTTGTCAACATTTGTCCCTAATTATGGCAGAGATTCGGACTCTATAAAGCAATGGGTAACATTCCCTTTGCACATCAACCATTTACAGACCTGGAAACTCATTGGACTTCAGAG AATAGCTTCTCCCTTGGGTACCAGTATATTGCACTCGCTGAATCGGTACAGTCGATACATCAGCATTCTAGACTGTGACAACAAAACTCTCCGTTGCCCGCAATATAAAGGACGGCTGATCACCAGACTGGCAGACCACAGGACTCAGATAAAGAGGGGCAGCACATATTACATGCATGTCCACAATATGCTGACCCAACTATGCTCCCAGGCCTTTCTCTACACTTTCTGTCATCACTTGCACCTTCCTGTTGATGAAAGAGAAACTGAAGAATCGGTGACCTGTCGAAGGGTTAATTTTTTAAAGCACCATCTGGCCCTGATGAATGATGATAGCAAGATTGTGCAATACTTTGCGGATCTGATAAAGATGCACTACCTACACGAACCTGCAAAGGGCTTAAATCCAGTTCTGCGATTTAACTACACCTCCAGTAGTGTGTTTAAGATCTAG